One stretch of Callospermophilus lateralis isolate mCalLat2 chromosome 11, mCalLat2.hap1, whole genome shotgun sequence DNA includes these proteins:
- the Luc7l3 gene encoding luc7-like protein 3 isoform X6 codes for MISAAQLLDELMGRDRNLAPDEKRSNVRWDHESVCKYYLCGFCPAELFTNTRSDLGPCEKIHDENLRKQYEKSSRFMKVGYERDFLRYLQSLLAEVERRIRRGHARLALSQNQQSSGAAGPTGKNEEKIQVLTDKIDVLLQQIEELGSEGKVEEAQGMMKLVEQLKEERELLRSTTSTIESFAAQEKQMEVCEVCGAFLIVGDAQSRVDDHLMGKQHMGYAKIKATVEELKEKLRKRTEEPDRDERLKKEKQEREEREKEREREREERERKRRREEEEREKERARDRERRKRSRSRSRHSSRTSDRRCSRSRDHKRSRSRERRRSRSRERRRSRSHDRSERKHRSRSRDRRRSKSRDRKSYKHRSKSRDREQDRKSKEKGQKIRLLD; via the exons ATGATTTCGGCCGCGCAATTGTTGGATGAGTTAATGGGCCGGGACCGAAACCTCGCCCCGGACGAGAAGCGCAGCAACGTGCGGTGGGACCACGAGAGC GTTTGTAAATACTATCTCTGTGGTTTTTGTCCTGCGGAGTTATTCACAAATACCCGTTCTGATCTTG gtCCATGTgaaaaaattcatgatgaaaatctACGAAAACA GTATGAGAAGAGTTCTCGTTTTATGAAAGTTGGCTATGAGAGAGATTTTTTACGATACTTACAGAGCTTACTTGCAGAAGTAGAACGTAGAATCAGACGAGGCCATGCTCGACTGGCATTATCTCAAAACCAACAGTCATCTGGG GCAGCTGGCCCAACaggtaaaaatgaagaaaaaattcaGGTTCTAACAGACAAAATTGATGTGCTCCTACAGCAG ATTGAAGAATTAGGATCtgaaggaaaggtagaagaagccCAGGGAATGATGAAATTAGTTGAACAgctaaaagaagagagagagttgCTTAGATCTACAACTTCG ACGATTGAAAGTTTTGCTGCCCAGGAAAAACAAATGGAAGTTTGTGAAGTATGTGGAGCCTTTTTGATAGTAGGAGATGCCCAGTCCCGGGTAGATGATCATTTGATGGGAAAACAACATATGGGGTATGCCAAAATTAAAGCTACAGTAGAAGAATTAAAa gaaaaattaagaaaaagaacTGAAGAACCTGATCGGGATGAgcgtcttaaaaaagagaaacaggaaagagaagaaagagaaaaagagcgggagagagaaagggaagaaagggaaaggaaaagacgtagagaagaggaagaaagagaaaaagaaagagctcgagatagagaaagaagaaagagaagccgTTCACGAAGTAGACATTCAAGCCGAACTTCTGACCGAAGATGCAGCAGGTCTCGGGACCATAAAAGATCACGAAGTAGGGAAAGAAGGCGAAGCAG AAGTAGAGAGCGACGAAGAAGCAGAAGCCATGACAGATCAGAAAGAAAACACAGGTCTCGCAGTCGAGATCGAAGAAGGTCAAAAAGCCGAGATCGAAAGTCATATAAGCACAGGAGCAAAAGTCGGGACAGAGAACAAGACAGAAAATCCAAGGAGAAAG GGCAGAAGATAAGATTATTGGACTGA
- the Luc7l3 gene encoding luc7-like protein 3 isoform X5, with protein sequence MKVGYERDFLRYLQSLLAEVERRIRRGHARLALSQNQQSSGAAGPTGKNEEKIQVLTDKIDVLLQQIEELGSEGKVEEAQGMMKLVEQLKEERELLRSTTSTIESFAAQEKQMEVCEVCGAFLIVGDAQSRVDDHLMGKQHMGYAKIKATVEELKEKLRKRTEEPDRDERLKKEKQEREEREKEREREREERERKRRREEEEREKERARDRERRKRSRSRSRHSSRTSDRRCSRSRDHKRSRSRERRRSRSRERRRSRSHDRSERKHRSRSRDRRRSKSRDRKSYKHRSKSRDREQDRKSKEKEKRGSDDKKSSVKSSSREKQSEDPNTESKESDTKNEVNGTSEDIKSEVQRKYAQMKMELSRVRRHTKASSEGKDSVVLQNILRYIVLSQLFCSRLVSPLVCLFGNYCPPL encoded by the exons ATGAAAGTTGGCTATGAGAGAGATTTTTTACGATACTTACAGAGCTTACTTGCAGAAGTAGAACGTAGAATCAGACGAGGCCATGCTCGACTGGCATTATCTCAAAACCAACAGTCATCTGGG GCAGCTGGCCCAACaggtaaaaatgaagaaaaaattcaGGTTCTAACAGACAAAATTGATGTGCTCCTACAGCAG ATTGAAGAATTAGGATCtgaaggaaaggtagaagaagccCAGGGAATGATGAAATTAGTTGAACAgctaaaagaagagagagagttgCTTAGATCTACAACTTCG ACGATTGAAAGTTTTGCTGCCCAGGAAAAACAAATGGAAGTTTGTGAAGTATGTGGAGCCTTTTTGATAGTAGGAGATGCCCAGTCCCGGGTAGATGATCATTTGATGGGAAAACAACATATGGGGTATGCCAAAATTAAAGCTACAGTAGAAGAATTAAAa gaaaaattaagaaaaagaacTGAAGAACCTGATCGGGATGAgcgtcttaaaaaagagaaacaggaaagagaagaaagagaaaaagagcgggagagagaaagggaagaaagggaaaggaaaagacgtagagaagaggaagaaagagaaaaagaaagagctcgagatagagaaagaagaaagagaagccgTTCACGAAGTAGACATTCAAGCCGAACTTCTGACCGAAGATGCAGCAGGTCTCGGGACCATAAAAGATCACGAAGTAGGGAAAGAAGGCGAAGCAG AAGTAGAGAGCGACGAAGAAGCAGAAGCCATGACAGATCAGAAAGAAAACACAGGTCTCGCAGTCGAGATCGAAGAAGGTCAAAAAGCCGAGATCGAAAGTCATATAAGCACAGGAGCAAAAGTCGGGACAGAGAACAAGACAGAAAATCCAAGGAGAAAG AAAAGAGGGGATCTGATGATAAAAAAAGTAGCGTGAAGTCCAGTAGtcgagaaaaacagagtgaagatCCAAACACTGAATCGAAGGAAAGTGATACTAAGAATGAGGTCAATGGGACCAGTGAAGACATTAAATCTGAAG TGCAGCGTAAGTATGCACAGATGAAGATGGAACTAAGCCGAGTAAGAAGACATACAAAAGCATCTTCTGAAGGAAAAGACAGTGTAGTCCTGCAAAACATTTTGAGGTACATTGTTTTGTCTCAGCTATTTTGTAGCAGACTCGTGTCCCCATTAGTGTGCCTCTTTGGAAATTATTGCCCACCTTTGTAA
- the Luc7l3 gene encoding luc7-like protein 3 isoform X2: MISAAQLLDELMGRDRNLAPDEKRSNVRWDHESVCKYYLCGFCPAELFTNTRSDLGPCEKIHDENLRKQYEKSSRFMKVGYERDFLRYLQSLLAEVERRIRRGHARLALSQNQQSSGAAGPTGKNEEKIQVLTDKIDVLLQQIEELGSEGKVEEAQGMMKLVEQLKEERELLRSTTSTIESFAAQEKQMEVCEVCGAFLIVGDAQSRVDDHLMGKQHMGYAKIKATVEELKEKLRKRTEEPDRDERLKKEKQEREEREKEREREREERERKRRREEEEREKERARDRERRKRSRSRSRHSSRTSDRRCSRSRDHKRSRSRERRRSRSRERRRSRSHDRSERKHRSRSRDRRRSKSRDRKSYKHRSKSRDREQDRKSKEKEKRGSDDKKSSVKSSSREKQSEDPNTESKESDTKNEVNGTSEDIKSEVQRKYAQMKMELSRVRRHTKASSEGKDSVVLQNILRTTVRRFFEEY, translated from the exons ATGATTTCGGCCGCGCAATTGTTGGATGAGTTAATGGGCCGGGACCGAAACCTCGCCCCGGACGAGAAGCGCAGCAACGTGCGGTGGGACCACGAGAGC GTTTGTAAATACTATCTCTGTGGTTTTTGTCCTGCGGAGTTATTCACAAATACCCGTTCTGATCTTG gtCCATGTgaaaaaattcatgatgaaaatctACGAAAACA GTATGAGAAGAGTTCTCGTTTTATGAAAGTTGGCTATGAGAGAGATTTTTTACGATACTTACAGAGCTTACTTGCAGAAGTAGAACGTAGAATCAGACGAGGCCATGCTCGACTGGCATTATCTCAAAACCAACAGTCATCTGGG GCAGCTGGCCCAACaggtaaaaatgaagaaaaaattcaGGTTCTAACAGACAAAATTGATGTGCTCCTACAGCAG ATTGAAGAATTAGGATCtgaaggaaaggtagaagaagccCAGGGAATGATGAAATTAGTTGAACAgctaaaagaagagagagagttgCTTAGATCTACAACTTCG ACGATTGAAAGTTTTGCTGCCCAGGAAAAACAAATGGAAGTTTGTGAAGTATGTGGAGCCTTTTTGATAGTAGGAGATGCCCAGTCCCGGGTAGATGATCATTTGATGGGAAAACAACATATGGGGTATGCCAAAATTAAAGCTACAGTAGAAGAATTAAAa gaaaaattaagaaaaagaacTGAAGAACCTGATCGGGATGAgcgtcttaaaaaagagaaacaggaaagagaagaaagagaaaaagagcgggagagagaaagggaagaaagggaaaggaaaagacgtagagaagaggaagaaagagaaaaagaaagagctcgagatagagaaagaagaaagagaagccgTTCACGAAGTAGACATTCAAGCCGAACTTCTGACCGAAGATGCAGCAGGTCTCGGGACCATAAAAGATCACGAAGTAGGGAAAGAAGGCGAAGCAG AAGTAGAGAGCGACGAAGAAGCAGAAGCCATGACAGATCAGAAAGAAAACACAGGTCTCGCAGTCGAGATCGAAGAAGGTCAAAAAGCCGAGATCGAAAGTCATATAAGCACAGGAGCAAAAGTCGGGACAGAGAACAAGACAGAAAATCCAAGGAGAAAG AAAAGAGGGGATCTGATGATAAAAAAAGTAGCGTGAAGTCCAGTAGtcgagaaaaacagagtgaagatCCAAACACTGAATCGAAGGAAAGTGATACTAAGAATGAGGTCAATGGGACCAGTGAAGACATTAAATCTGAAG TGCAGCGTAAGTATGCACAGATGAAGATGGAACTAAGCCGAGTAAGAAGACATACAAAAGCATCTTCTGAAGGAAAAGACAGTGTAGTCCTGCAAAACATTTTGAG GACTACTGTTCGAAGATTTTTTGAAGAATACTGA
- the Luc7l3 gene encoding luc7-like protein 3 isoform X4, with product MISAAQLLDELMGRDRNLAPDEKRSNVRWDHESVCKYYLCGFCPAELFTNTRSDLGPCEKIHDENLRKQYEKSSRFMKVGYERDFLRYLQSLLAEVERRIRRGHARLALSQNQQSSGAAGPTGKNEEKIQVLTDKIDVLLQQIEELGSEGKVEEAQGMMKLVEQLKEERELLRSTTSTIESFAAQEKQMEVCEVCGAFLIVGDAQSRVDDHLMGKQHMGYAKIKATVEELKEKLRKRTEEPDRDERLKKEKQEREEREKEREREREERERKRRREEEEREKERARDRERRKRSRSRSRHSSRTSDRRCSRSRDHKRSRSRERRRSRSRERRRSRSHDRSERKHRSRSRDRRRSKSRDRKSYKHRSKSRDREQDRKSKEKEKRGSDDKKSSVKSSSREKQSEDPNTESKESDTKNEVNGTSEDIKSEGDTQSN from the exons ATGATTTCGGCCGCGCAATTGTTGGATGAGTTAATGGGCCGGGACCGAAACCTCGCCCCGGACGAGAAGCGCAGCAACGTGCGGTGGGACCACGAGAGC GTTTGTAAATACTATCTCTGTGGTTTTTGTCCTGCGGAGTTATTCACAAATACCCGTTCTGATCTTG gtCCATGTgaaaaaattcatgatgaaaatctACGAAAACA GTATGAGAAGAGTTCTCGTTTTATGAAAGTTGGCTATGAGAGAGATTTTTTACGATACTTACAGAGCTTACTTGCAGAAGTAGAACGTAGAATCAGACGAGGCCATGCTCGACTGGCATTATCTCAAAACCAACAGTCATCTGGG GCAGCTGGCCCAACaggtaaaaatgaagaaaaaattcaGGTTCTAACAGACAAAATTGATGTGCTCCTACAGCAG ATTGAAGAATTAGGATCtgaaggaaaggtagaagaagccCAGGGAATGATGAAATTAGTTGAACAgctaaaagaagagagagagttgCTTAGATCTACAACTTCG ACGATTGAAAGTTTTGCTGCCCAGGAAAAACAAATGGAAGTTTGTGAAGTATGTGGAGCCTTTTTGATAGTAGGAGATGCCCAGTCCCGGGTAGATGATCATTTGATGGGAAAACAACATATGGGGTATGCCAAAATTAAAGCTACAGTAGAAGAATTAAAa gaaaaattaagaaaaagaacTGAAGAACCTGATCGGGATGAgcgtcttaaaaaagagaaacaggaaagagaagaaagagaaaaagagcgggagagagaaagggaagaaagggaaaggaaaagacgtagagaagaggaagaaagagaaaaagaaagagctcgagatagagaaagaagaaagagaagccgTTCACGAAGTAGACATTCAAGCCGAACTTCTGACCGAAGATGCAGCAGGTCTCGGGACCATAAAAGATCACGAAGTAGGGAAAGAAGGCGAAGCAG AAGTAGAGAGCGACGAAGAAGCAGAAGCCATGACAGATCAGAAAGAAAACACAGGTCTCGCAGTCGAGATCGAAGAAGGTCAAAAAGCCGAGATCGAAAGTCATATAAGCACAGGAGCAAAAGTCGGGACAGAGAACAAGACAGAAAATCCAAGGAGAAAG AAAAGAGGGGATCTGATGATAAAAAAAGTAGCGTGAAGTCCAGTAGtcgagaaaaacagagtgaagatCCAAACACTGAATCGAAGGAAAGTGATACTAAGAATGAGGTCAATGGGACCAGTGAAGACATTAAATCTGAAGGTGACACTCAGTCCAATTAA
- the Luc7l3 gene encoding luc7-like protein 3 isoform X1 codes for MISAAQLLDELMGRDRNLAPDEKRSNVRWDHESVCKYYLCGFCPAELFTNTRSDLGPCEKIHDENLRKQYEKSSRFMKVGYERDFLRYLQSLLAEVERRIRRGHARLALSQNQQSSGAAGPTGKNEEKIQVLTDKIDVLLQQIEELGSEGKVEEAQGMMKLVEQLKEERELLRSTTSTIESFAAQEKQMEVCEVCGAFLIVGDAQSRVDDHLMGKQHMGYAKIKATVEELKEKLRKRTEEPDRDERLKKEKQEREEREKEREREREERERKRRREEEEREKERARDRERRKRSRSRSRHSSRTSDRRCSRSRDHKRSRSRERRRSRSRERRRSRSHDRSERKHRSRSRDRRRSKSRDRKSYKHRSKSRDREQDRKSKEKEKRGSDDKKSSVKSSSREKQSEDPNTESKESDTKNEVNGTSEDIKSEVQRKYAQMKMELSRVRRHTKASSEGKDSVVLQNILRYIVLSQLFCSRLVSPLVCLFGNYCPPL; via the exons ATGATTTCGGCCGCGCAATTGTTGGATGAGTTAATGGGCCGGGACCGAAACCTCGCCCCGGACGAGAAGCGCAGCAACGTGCGGTGGGACCACGAGAGC GTTTGTAAATACTATCTCTGTGGTTTTTGTCCTGCGGAGTTATTCACAAATACCCGTTCTGATCTTG gtCCATGTgaaaaaattcatgatgaaaatctACGAAAACA GTATGAGAAGAGTTCTCGTTTTATGAAAGTTGGCTATGAGAGAGATTTTTTACGATACTTACAGAGCTTACTTGCAGAAGTAGAACGTAGAATCAGACGAGGCCATGCTCGACTGGCATTATCTCAAAACCAACAGTCATCTGGG GCAGCTGGCCCAACaggtaaaaatgaagaaaaaattcaGGTTCTAACAGACAAAATTGATGTGCTCCTACAGCAG ATTGAAGAATTAGGATCtgaaggaaaggtagaagaagccCAGGGAATGATGAAATTAGTTGAACAgctaaaagaagagagagagttgCTTAGATCTACAACTTCG ACGATTGAAAGTTTTGCTGCCCAGGAAAAACAAATGGAAGTTTGTGAAGTATGTGGAGCCTTTTTGATAGTAGGAGATGCCCAGTCCCGGGTAGATGATCATTTGATGGGAAAACAACATATGGGGTATGCCAAAATTAAAGCTACAGTAGAAGAATTAAAa gaaaaattaagaaaaagaacTGAAGAACCTGATCGGGATGAgcgtcttaaaaaagagaaacaggaaagagaagaaagagaaaaagagcgggagagagaaagggaagaaagggaaaggaaaagacgtagagaagaggaagaaagagaaaaagaaagagctcgagatagagaaagaagaaagagaagccgTTCACGAAGTAGACATTCAAGCCGAACTTCTGACCGAAGATGCAGCAGGTCTCGGGACCATAAAAGATCACGAAGTAGGGAAAGAAGGCGAAGCAG AAGTAGAGAGCGACGAAGAAGCAGAAGCCATGACAGATCAGAAAGAAAACACAGGTCTCGCAGTCGAGATCGAAGAAGGTCAAAAAGCCGAGATCGAAAGTCATATAAGCACAGGAGCAAAAGTCGGGACAGAGAACAAGACAGAAAATCCAAGGAGAAAG AAAAGAGGGGATCTGATGATAAAAAAAGTAGCGTGAAGTCCAGTAGtcgagaaaaacagagtgaagatCCAAACACTGAATCGAAGGAAAGTGATACTAAGAATGAGGTCAATGGGACCAGTGAAGACATTAAATCTGAAG TGCAGCGTAAGTATGCACAGATGAAGATGGAACTAAGCCGAGTAAGAAGACATACAAAAGCATCTTCTGAAGGAAAAGACAGTGTAGTCCTGCAAAACATTTTGAGGTACATTGTTTTGTCTCAGCTATTTTGTAGCAGACTCGTGTCCCCATTAGTGTGCCTCTTTGGAAATTATTGCCCACCTTTGTAA
- the Luc7l3 gene encoding luc7-like protein 3 isoform X3: protein MISAAQLLDELMGRDRNLAPDEKRSNVRWDHESVCKYYLCGFCPAELFTNTRSDLGPCEKIHDENLRKQYEKSSRFMKVGYERDFLRYLQSLLAEVERRIRRGHARLALSQNQQSSGAAGPTGKNEEKIQVLTDKIDVLLQQIEELGSEGKVEEAQGMMKLVEQLKEERELLRSTTSTIESFAAQEKQMEVCEVCGAFLIVGDAQSRVDDHLMGKQHMGYAKIKATVEELKEKLRKRTEEPDRDERLKKEKQEREEREKEREREREERERKRRREEEEREKERARDRERRKRSRSRSRHSSRTSDRRCSRSRDHKRSRSRERRRSRSRERRRSRSHDRSERKHRSRSRDRRRSKSRDRKSYKHRSKSRDREQDRKSKEKEKRGSDDKKSSVKSSSREKQSEDPNTESKESDTKNEVNGTSEDIKSEVQRKYAQMKMELSRVRRHTKASSEGKDSVVLQNILSVGVVSGP from the exons ATGATTTCGGCCGCGCAATTGTTGGATGAGTTAATGGGCCGGGACCGAAACCTCGCCCCGGACGAGAAGCGCAGCAACGTGCGGTGGGACCACGAGAGC GTTTGTAAATACTATCTCTGTGGTTTTTGTCCTGCGGAGTTATTCACAAATACCCGTTCTGATCTTG gtCCATGTgaaaaaattcatgatgaaaatctACGAAAACA GTATGAGAAGAGTTCTCGTTTTATGAAAGTTGGCTATGAGAGAGATTTTTTACGATACTTACAGAGCTTACTTGCAGAAGTAGAACGTAGAATCAGACGAGGCCATGCTCGACTGGCATTATCTCAAAACCAACAGTCATCTGGG GCAGCTGGCCCAACaggtaaaaatgaagaaaaaattcaGGTTCTAACAGACAAAATTGATGTGCTCCTACAGCAG ATTGAAGAATTAGGATCtgaaggaaaggtagaagaagccCAGGGAATGATGAAATTAGTTGAACAgctaaaagaagagagagagttgCTTAGATCTACAACTTCG ACGATTGAAAGTTTTGCTGCCCAGGAAAAACAAATGGAAGTTTGTGAAGTATGTGGAGCCTTTTTGATAGTAGGAGATGCCCAGTCCCGGGTAGATGATCATTTGATGGGAAAACAACATATGGGGTATGCCAAAATTAAAGCTACAGTAGAAGAATTAAAa gaaaaattaagaaaaagaacTGAAGAACCTGATCGGGATGAgcgtcttaaaaaagagaaacaggaaagagaagaaagagaaaaagagcgggagagagaaagggaagaaagggaaaggaaaagacgtagagaagaggaagaaagagaaaaagaaagagctcgagatagagaaagaagaaagagaagccgTTCACGAAGTAGACATTCAAGCCGAACTTCTGACCGAAGATGCAGCAGGTCTCGGGACCATAAAAGATCACGAAGTAGGGAAAGAAGGCGAAGCAG AAGTAGAGAGCGACGAAGAAGCAGAAGCCATGACAGATCAGAAAGAAAACACAGGTCTCGCAGTCGAGATCGAAGAAGGTCAAAAAGCCGAGATCGAAAGTCATATAAGCACAGGAGCAAAAGTCGGGACAGAGAACAAGACAGAAAATCCAAGGAGAAAG AAAAGAGGGGATCTGATGATAAAAAAAGTAGCGTGAAGTCCAGTAGtcgagaaaaacagagtgaagatCCAAACACTGAATCGAAGGAAAGTGATACTAAGAATGAGGTCAATGGGACCAGTGAAGACATTAAATCTGAAG TGCAGCGTAAGTATGCACAGATGAAGATGGAACTAAGCCGAGTAAGAAGACATACAAAAGCATCTTCTGAAGGAAAAGACAGTGTAGTCCTGCAAAACATTTTGAG CGTTGGTGTTGTGAGCGGCCCATGA